The following are encoded together in the Odocoileus virginianus isolate 20LAN1187 ecotype Illinois chromosome 28, Ovbor_1.2, whole genome shotgun sequence genome:
- the PPP2R5B gene encoding serine/threonine-protein phosphatase 2A 56 kDa regulatory subunit beta isoform produces the protein METKLPPASTPTSPSSPGLSPVPPPDKVDGFSRRSLRRARPRRSHSSSQFRYQSNQQELTPLPLLKDVPASELHELLSRKLAQCGVMFDFLDCVADLKGKEVKRAALNELVECVGSTRGVLIEPVYPDIIRMISVNIFRTLPPSENPEFDPEEDEPNLEPSWPHLQLVYEFFLRFLESPDFQPSVAKRYVDQKFVLMLLELFDSEDPREREYLKTILHRVYGKFLGLRAYIRKQCSHIFLRFIYEFEHFNGVAELLEILGSIINGFALPLKTEHKQFLVRVLIPLHSVKSLSVFHAQLAYCVVQFLEKDATLTEHVIRGLLKYWPKTCTQKEVMFLGEMEEILDVIEPSQFVKIQEPLFKQVARCVSSPHFQVAERALYFWNNEYILSLIEDNCHTVLPAVFGTLYQVSKEHWNQTIVSLIYNVLKTFMEMNGKLFDELTASYKLEKQQEQQKARERQELWQGLEELRLRRLQGTQGAKEAPLQRLTPQVTGGGQS, from the exons ATGGAGACGAAGCTGCCCCCAGCGAGcacccccaccagcccctctTCCCCGGGGCTGTCCCCTGTGCCCCCGCCCGACAAGGTGGATGGCTTCTCCCGCCGTTCCCTCCGCCGGGCCCGGCCCCGGCGTTCCCACAGCTCCTCTCAGTTCCGCTATCAGAGCAACCAGCAAGAACTCACTCCACTGCCCCTGCTCAAAG atGTGCCAGCctctgagctgcatgagctgctgaGCCGGAAGCTGGCCCAGTGTGGGGTGATGTTTGACTTCTTGGACTGTGTGGCTGACCTGAAGGGGAAGGAGGTGAAGCGGGCGGCACTCAATGAGCTGGTGGAGTGCGTGGGGAGCACCCGGGGGGTCCTCATTGAGCCTGTCTACCCAGACATCATCCGCATG ATCTCAGTGAATATCTTTCGGACGCTGCCGCCCAGTGAGAACCCTGAATTTGACCCTGAAGAGGATGAGCCCAACCTTGAGCCTTCATGGCCGCATCTTCAG CTGGTATATGAGTTTTTCCTGCGTTTCTTGGAGAGCCCAGACTTCCAGCCCTCTGTGGCCAAGAGATATGTGGATCAAAAGTTTGTCCTGATG CTCCTGGAGCTGTTTGATAGCGAGGACCCCCGGGAGCGTGAGTACCTCAAGACCATCTTGCACCGGGTCTATGGCAAGTTCCTGGGGCTCCGGGCCTACATCCGCAAACAGTGCAGCCATATCTTCCTCCG GTTCATCTATGAATTCGAGCATTTCAATGGCGTGGCTGAACTGCTGGAGATCTTAGGAAG CATCATCAATGGCTTTGCGCTGCCCCTGAAGACCGAGCACAAGCAGTTCCTGGTTCGAGTCCTGATTCCCCTGCACTCTGTCAAGTCGCTGTCTGTCTTTCATGCCCAG CTGGCATACTGCGTGGTGCAGTTCCTGGAGAAGGACGCAACCCTGACAGAGCAC GTGATCCGGGGGCTGCTCAAATACTGGCCAAAAACCTGTACCCAGAAAGAG GTGATGTTTCTGGGAGAGATGGAGGAGATTCTGGATGTTATCGAGCCCTCGCAGTTTGTGAAGATCCAGGAGCCCCTCTTCAAACAGGTGGCCCGCTGTGTGTCCAGCCCCCACTTCCAG GTTGCAGAGCGGGCTCTGTATTTCTGGAACAATGAGTATATCCTGAGCCTCATTGAGGACAATTGCCATACTGTGCTGCCTGCTGTGTTTGGGACCCTCTACCAAGTTTCCAAGGAGCACTGGAATCA AACCATTGTGTCTCTGATCTACAATGTGCTCAAGACCTTCATGGAGATGAATGGGAAGCTGTTTGATGAGCTCACAGCCTCCTACAAGCTGGAAAAGCAGCA ggaGCAACAGAAGGCCCGGGAACGGCAGGAGCTGTGGCAAGGCCTGGAGGAGCTACGGCTACGCCGGTTACAGGGAACCCAGGGGGCCAAAGAGGCCCCGCTCCAGCGGCTTACACCCCAGGTCACCGGTGGAGGTCAGAGCTAA
- the GPHA2 gene encoding glycoprotein hormone alpha-2, which yields MSMACPQTLLLCLLLLAATEGQSRQAAIPGCHLHPFNVTVRSDRQGTCQGSHVAQACVGHCESSAFPSRYSVLVASGYRHNITSVSQCCTISGLRKVKVQLHCGGNRKEELEIFTARACQCDMCRLSRY from the exons ATGTCCATGGCGTGCCCCCAAACCCTGCTCCTCTGCCTGCTGCTCCTGGCAGCCACTGAAGGCCAGAGTCGACAGGCTGCCATCCCAGGCTGCCACTTGCACC CCTTCAACGTGACTGTGCGAAGTGACCGCCAAGGCACCTGCCAGGGCTCCCATGTGGCACAGGCCTGTGTGGGCCACTGCGAGTCCAGTGCCTTCCCTTCCCGGTACTCCGTGCTGGTGGCCAGTGGTTATCGACATAACATCACCTCTGTGTCTCAGTGCTGTACCATCAGCGGCCTGAGGAAG GTGAAGGTGCAGCTGCACTGCGGGGGGAACCGGAAGGAGGAGCTGGAGATCTTCACGGCCAGGGCCTGCCAGTGTGACATGTGTCGCCTCTCACGCTACTAG